Genomic segment of Cryptococcus neoformans var. neoformans JEC21 chromosome 5 sequence:
GGCAATAAAATTCTGGCAAAGGGGGTTGAGTATGAGGTCCTTGATGATATGCACAAGTAGAAGTTGGGGTAATCATTGCAGGTTTCGAAGTGTTATCGCTAGctctccctcccccaccTTCCTCACCGCTATTCTTGCTACCATGATTTTGACCCTCAGTTTCAAGCTCGATTCGACCGTTAACTTGACCCATATTGCTGTTGACTGACAATGGAAGTTCAAATGGGAATTGTGGTGGGACAAGTggcggtgaagaagaggtagatGGACACCCAAGATGAGCTGGGTGCTGGCGTTGATgttgtggagatggagacggTGGGCGAGATGATTtgtgagagaagaagattgaatGGAAAGGGGATCGCATGGCGGGCGATGGAGAGATGACTTTCGGAAGTTGATCAACAGTAAACAGCGGTGTTATCGCCTTCCTGCCGGCTTTGTCAACTTTGCTTCGATGAATAATTGGTCCTCGACAGTCAATTGTAACAGGGTCAAGAGGCTGGAAAACTACTTACAACGGGACCTTCTTCGGTTGAGATAGTAGACATACAAACAACGAAAGAAACGGGGGAAACAGGAAAAAGCAGCAGACAACAAAGATGCACAGGATTGGATAAAGAGGATCGGGTTTGAAAGGCAGCGTAACAGCATGGTGTGGCTGTACGATGTCAGTTTCAGGTTCACAGTTGTGTGATGTGTTCATGTGTGTATATCGACAATGAGAGGTGTCTGAAAAGATGATAGAATAATATGATGACAAGATGGACAATCTTCGAGAAATTCTTCGCCTACGAGACGCAGTGAGATGATATCAAGCGAAAGTAAAGGCGAAAAATAGATTCTACGCACTTTGTCGGCAAAAGAAAGTGCCAGGGAAAGATGTAAGAGTCAGCCAAATAAGACATGATGCACACCCCGTGTCTGTGCCTTGTGCATCATTCCATTACATTTTTCTTCTGAGAGGAAGTCCGGTGATCCTTCTGCAAAACGCGGAAAGGGGTTTTTGAAGGGTGGATCTTTATGTTTCGGGCTCGATGTTTCgttgagagaagaagagtcggTTTTATCCAGTGGACTGGCAACTTGGCCGGGAGGTGGGTGGAGGCCTAGAGGGATGTGAAGGGGATTGGGAAAGTGGAGAAGCTGTGGGAGCTGGTGGATGTGTGAATAAGGTGCTAGCGAAGCGCAAGTCACGTCAGCTCTATTCAATCAGCCCTTCCTAAAAAGGCAGGAAAAgcacccttccttccaacccTGCTTCATACGCACAGATTCTTTCGTCATCCCTGTCCGTGCACCTGCGTTGAGTGCCTTTAATTTCTCACACGCCCCTTTCACCCACCTCGGCTTTCTCTCTTGTCTCAGAACTTTAATCTGTGTGTTTGATTCCAGTTTCGATCAAGGTGTTTGACACTAAAACGACATGCTGTCAGGAATTTGAAAGCTTAGGGTTGGGGCGTTGACAGCTCACTCTCCACAATGAAACCTTAACCATCGGGAAAGTATTTGCGAACTGCGAAGAGACATGAGATAGAGAATAATTGGCCTCTCGCGATGGAAGAACTTTGGACGATCTTCCTCCGAATGGGCGTGAGTTATAATGTCACTTTCCAACTCTCACAAGTCCTCATCCCGGTTTTCCCATCTTTGTCCTTTCGGAACCACCCACCACGTCTTTTTGGAGCATGGGTCGAAGCCCAATGCCCAGCAGTGGCTGTAGGCCGGAGGTTTCATGTTCCGATGGTGTTCCCATTATATTTCGAATGTTTCCCCACATCAACTCCCACCTCTTTACAAAATCGAGGCTATCGTaaatctcttcttcccttttaGCTTCATTTTCTGCGCTTTGGGCGTGTCGGTGTCCTCAGGTTGTTTCGTTTTCAACCATCGTCAAAAAACCATCCGTGGTAAGAAGGTGATTAAAGAGCTGAGTTGCAACGTAAACATGGAGACAGGAGTCAATGTGGCGGGATGATCTGGCACAGtatggatgaaggagactGTGAGTACCAGActggcttcttcatcgttctttccatcttgccgacgacgaggaagcCGGGCCGAAGGTGTGCTAGAAAGCGGAGATTTACATATCTCCGCTCCTTATCATAAGCTGCCCGCCGGCAAACGAATCGCCTGTGGTCTCGTACCGACTCGGTTTCATTATATTCGTTGGTGTTTATCTGATCGTCGTGGTTTGTCCAGAGTTGGGCACGAATAGCGAGACTTGTAGGCTGGTAGGCTCGCATTTTTTCAAAGTACGTATCGCAGCTCATCATGCTAAAAGTCTAATCGATCATAGCTGATGTGGTCTCTCCTAAATATAAAGTTAAGCGGGTTTCGCTACGTACGTAGCTCCCGCTATAGAGTCTTCCCAGGAGCGGACATTGCAGCTATCAGATGGTAGTCATTATGGAGAgatttcttcatcctttttcCCTAGGCAATGATCCACCGCTCGATATCGCTGTAGATGATCGTCATCCTTTCTTATATCCACCCCTTATTGCTAGACAAAGGACTGGTAAAAAACCACCAAAACGTACTGATTACATTGCGAACCTGATGATATTTCAGTCTCCAAGCTAGCTGGCTATCCTTGATTGGGCTTAAATCGCTCTGAAGACCAATCGCATCAAGTGCCATCTCGCCTACCTCCACCGGACCGAAAACAAAACGATGCCAGGTGACATAAATAGCCCATCCCCTCCCTCTactcctctctctcccaccGCCTATAAAATCGCTCTTAACCGCATCTCCCCAGGCGAGCGCCTGATCTATTACCTCTACCTTCCTTTCCTAttcctcaccctcttccttcttgctgTCCTCGCTACTCTTCCatacctcttcttcaaacgcGCCAGACCACGACTCTTACCCGATTCGAAACCCGACCCCAAACACCCCCAGAGCAAATACGAGTGGTATGGCCCGGAGAAGGACTATCCGCCTGGGTTGGCGTTGGCGCCGTTGGGACAGGGACCAGGGGTGAAgtggaggatatgggaGATGTACGGGTATTTTAGAGAGTTTTGGCATATGACGACAAGGCAGGGATTGCAAGTTGGGGGAGTGGGAAGTGGGGTAGTGATGTTAATTTTTcaggtggagatgatgtGGCATGATTATTCTGCAGGTAATGTGAGTTCAGCACTTTTTTTCTTAtgtcctttccttctcctatATACAATGGGAAGCTGATGTGAGCGATGGTCTTGGCAGATTACTGGCTATCAAGACTCTTCGAgcggtggagaaggaaattcAAGCAATGAACTTAGAGAAGATAGTACGTGTGCGTATGCGACGGGGACGGGGATAGCCAATTGGGGTAGCAGACTTGAACCCTTGGGTGCGTTCACCTCTTTTTTCTATTCATGTCTAtcgttttttttttttttttgaaaATGAGCTGAATGAATGGGATAGCTTGGTATGGATGTTATCATGGATTCATCTGTCAGTCCTCTCTTCactctcctttttcttaGAGTACAGACTTCTGAAGTTGCAGATGATAGGTATAATCTGCATCTGCCTCATCGGTGATGAACTCCTGAACGTCCGGTTTGGGTGTTTTGCGCCGCAGTGGTATAGAAGTGGGATTGGATATACGATAATGTTGTGAGCAACCCCTTCACTTGTCCACATGGTGTTTCACGATGGAATGACTGATGGGATCTAGTTTGGCAGCTGCTACACTTTCGACAAGTCCGAACTGGGGAGTTACTTCGTAAGCACtacctctcttcctcatacttgtttcttcccatcattGATCGCCTGCTGCTGTCATGTATAGACTGATCCAGCTCCGCTacgtcatcatcactgTAATTTTCCTCTTTGGGACATACAACCTCTTTCGCACATTTGCCTGCGCCCTTGGCATGGCGACCTCTGGTTTTCGCCACACCGATTATCGTGTAGGCCGTAAACCACTTCGTCCATGGACAGAATCCGAATGGATCGATCCCTATTACCGCCAAAACTTCATCCCCCACAAATATGATAGGTACTTTATCACCGAGCGGTGGCAGTTTGCAGTAGGGGATTGGAGCTTTCCATTGGAGAGGAGACCGAGAGAGGATGTGGAGCGGCAGATGGACGAGTTGGATGGATTGAATCCGTTCAtgatggatgggaggaTACAGAAGGTTTGGCAGAGAAGTCCGGAGGAGATTAGGAGGATGCATGGGAAGATTGGACGGACGTGGGTATCTTTTTGAGCGCTCTACCTTGTTATCCACGTTTTTCCTGTGACAAGCTAACtttattttcctttctctgtACACTTAGTGTCATCCACGGAGGTCCCAAGAAGATGCCACCCCACATGACAAACGATCTCAAACAACGTGAGCGGATCCACATCGGTATCATCGACCCCCGCAACCCTccaacagaagaagaggaagaggagatggtcAAAGCGTTAAATGAGGATAAGGGGTACTTTGGAATTGCGAATTGGAAACCGAGAACAAAGAGTtttgggtggtggtggtttGATATGAGGAGAGTATGGGCAATTGTTTGCGGGCTTGCATTGATGGGAGTGAGGATTGGGTTATGTGTTTTGTGAGATTATCCCatcccctccttcatttctcttccttggaGTGTCCAACTGTTCGAGGATTAAGCGAATAGATCGCTGACGACTTGCCTTATCATATGTTAGTGATCTCGACTATTCGAACCTAGCGTCGTACAGAAACCAATACGACCAGGCCAAAATAGCTTGGCAAGCGACCGATAATGGCGGGCCGGATGCTTCGAAATGCCAATACTACCAAGGAAGTAGTGTGCCGATCTTTGTCATTACCGGTGAGGACTCGTATTCTGGTGGTAAGTCCTCACGTATCATGCGAAGTAGTAGTGGCATATAGAGTGCTGACGGGTTCCTCTTTGGCCGTTGTGCTGTTTTAGTTACCGCCAAGTAAGTCTCTTGAACCTCCgagccttcttcatttttaGCTAACACAAATCCGTTaccctccacttccttATATTCGCCGCCTGTTACAGTATGATTTGGCTAGGCGTTTGGCACACCTTCCTGATCGGCATGTGCGCAGCGGTCATTTTCGTATCGATGTCGAATAATATGTGGTGGGGAATGCACTGGCCGTTCCCTCCAATGACGCTTATTGGACCAAGGATGAGTTCAATGAGTATCGGGATTACGCTTGGGTTGTGGGTtttccccctcttcttcttcttctttttttttttttttttcggAGATGTGTTTAAGGGGCGTATAATCGGGGAAGTCTGGGCTGATGTGAGTTTAGCGTGGCTTTTGCGACGTTGCAGCAaggtttcttcttcagtaaCGAGTATGTCACCTTTTCCCCCTGGCGTCTGAGGATATCGAGAAGATGTGGATATGAGCTGACAAGAGAACATCGTTAACTAAATTCAGCTCGGTAATCCTTGTCACTCGGATAATTTGCTATGCTTCTGTCATAGGATTCATTCTGTTTTTGTACCCCGTTAGTAAAGAATCATGTTTCTACTTCACCTTCCACCCTTACCTTCTAACCTTCGtaaccaaaaaaaagctGACAATCATTATTTCCGACGTAACTGTACTAGAATGAGCCCCTAAGGACGAGCTACACCCGTGATCCATTTTGGCCTTGGCTTTCTCGCGTTGCTTTCAGGTTCATGGATAGAAAGAAGTGGCATTACTCGATGAAAGATTTCGATGATGCTCAAGGATAACAGTTGAAAACTGCGACAATcagagaggagagagagatagGGTCTTCGGACAAGGTGTAGAAAGTAGCGAAAAAGGCCTTGTGGGAATTGAATTGGTGAATGGGGAATTAGAATTAGGATTTGAAGTGGAAGATAGAGCTAGATGCGGGGTGTGATCATTATTAAGATGCATAAGATCGTCAATCAGCCGTATAGTAATGTAGTCTACATCGCGCTGTTTCATCCCGGGATAGTCAGCATCAGTCACCAACATGAGGGATAAAAGAGTTAAGAGTTAGAAACGTACTTCTGCCCAGGCAATCCAGGTAAATCCCTCAGCACAAACACTACCATCTCACTCCTCATTTCCGCTAAGGCGAGTTTGTTTCTCGTATCATCCAGCTCTGCAAGGTCCTCTTGATCTTTCAACTGTAACagtcctcttcccccttctTGACCATGACCAAGACCTAGAACTCTCTGTTCCCTCGCAAGcacaaccttcttcttatcCATTTCCGCCCGACGCCTTTGCAAGATATTTCCCATCGTCTTGTAAACACTCGAAAGAAGTACGGAATAACATCGGGATAGGTCGACGGCCCAGAGGTGATATTcggcagaagaggaggaaggcaTGTTTGCACGGGATTTGGCGGCTGTTTTCGGAACTTCTTGGGTTTCGACGAGAGAGAGTTTTTGAAGTTCGGCGAGAATGTAACGCGCGTCCTTGAGGGGGAGCATCGCGCAGTCTCGGATCTAACATGGTATATGGCTTTAGTATTTATGCGGGTAACAAGAGAAGTAGAGGATGGGACGCACGGTAGTTTCAAATGCTTTGCTTGAACGAGTTACTACTGCCAAAACCCGTGCCGCTTTATCTCCCAACTTTTCCCTAACCAAATCACTCAACATCgcttctctcatcttcacaCAAATCGCTTCAAATTCGACTTTATACCCTGGGTTCGTCGATCCCTCTCTCTGTAAAAAAACTCCGGCACCCGTACCCGTGAGCTGATCTTCTCCTGCAAGGATTGAGAGGTATGTGCGGACTAGGTCGGGGATTGATgatttggaggaaaggCCGAGACCGGCAAGGAGGATAGGtgcggaagaaggtggGATAAGTGAGATGATAGAATTGATACCGACCGGGTCATGGGTACGATCGTCTTTGAGGAGAGAGGTATCACGTAATGAAGCATCGAGAACAGCGCGCATGACGATACCTGCGCCTTTGTTCCATCGATCTTCTGCAGCTTTGACGATAAGGTCGTTCCTCATCAATACACCGTAGCGATCATAGTTCACCCTGAGATGTACATCTTGCTTAAGCACGTAGTCAGATTCTTCGATTGCTTTTCCACCCTTGCGTCTCTTGGTGTTTTTGTCGACTTTAGGCTTGGTGATGAGTACTCGGGTGATGGCGCGGAGTGATTCATTCGCGGTACGGACGTCGTGTGCGGCTTCTAGGCGGCAGTTGGTGATGTCATTGGCAGAGAGGAGAGCCGAGCCTTGGGCTTGGGCGAGGCGGCGTTTGTTAGCGGCGAAGCGGCGGGCAATTTGGTCGGATTCGAGGATTTGGAGTTCGGGAGCGGTGGTCTGTAAGAAGTGGTTTTGCAGGAGGGCGATGATAGATCCGGTGATTGCTTCGGCTCCTACACATGAATTAGCACATTAATCTCTATGGAGGAATTTGGACGCACGTATGGCATCAGCGTCACCGCCAAGGCCGGAGATGATGTCTGGAACTCGAAGTTTACCAAAGATCATGAGCTGTTTTACAACTTGCATGGCCTGAGGTGAGTTAGTAGCGACCTTCAGTATAAAGTTCGATTATTATCTCACCAAGAAATCCACTCTCTCATGCGTTATCGCCAACATTCTGCCCCATCGCAACCTTAATAGACACTCCTCCACTATGAACTCATActgttcatcttctcccgTCTCTTTTGCTGAGGCTCCATTTGACTGGACGAGATTGTGTTGCATTAGGATGAGGAGGGCTGATAAGGCGACAGGAGGTGTGAGACCAGAAAGTCTGGCGATTGTTGGGGCTGGAAGACGACCCCTATTGAGTAAAGTGGAGGCGACTCTCTATGGGAACGGTGAATGTATGTTTTGGAATGACAGCTGTACTTACAGACACAATATCCCCAAACGCATGAGCTACAATCTGCTCACACAGCCTAAcagcttcttttcctctatCTTGCATGGCTTTTATTGCTGTGGATATAGGTGTTTTTGTTGTAATTTTCGTGGAAAGAGAATATGGGAAACAGTCACGTGATACGTTTGATAATTAATTCCGTTCGTGCCtcttttgttttgttttcgtTCTTGTCATTGGCATATTTGGCATATTTATTGATCTGTCCTGTACTTCCTTATTTCTGTACTTCTATATTATTCGGTGGGAGACACCGTAGGGAACATGCCAGCAATAACATCGGACTCAAAAATACCAGTGAGCAGCCACAGTCTCTTGTTGACGCCGCTCACCCCGCCAGGTCCTCACGATCCGTCATTTTACAGATGAATTAGACTCCCTGGCTTATGCCCTCGAACCcgaagaaagagaggataCATGGGAAAAGTTTGAAAAAGCTATCATTAGATTTATAGCAGTCACCAAGGGGGGAGGATATCAATTTACAGAGAGTTATGTCGAAGGcgttggaagaggaggcgtTGGATCAAAAATCGTTAGATGTGTAAGCATTCACCTTTGTATCACTTCACAGCTGAAACTCTAATGATTCTTTCTAGATGCTTTCCGACAGAGGGAGGCTGTCGGGAGTAGCAATTGAACTTCTTCAAACATTTGCTCCTCAATTAGGGCTGCACTTTAAGCCACTCGTCAATCTCTACCTCGAACCCCTTGTCGTGCTCTTGGGACGTCCTAATAAAGTTTTCCTTAAACGGGCCGAAAAATGTTTAGCAGTCATTATCTCCAACTGCCAAATCCCTGCTATCCTTACTTCTCTCCGCCGAGGACTAGACGACAATGCAGCGAGCTGTAGAAAAGGGTGTTCAATGGGCGTCGAAAGAGCCCTTAAAGAGTGGCCGATTGAGTTATGGACAGAAAAATGGCTGGTGATACTGGaagagagcttgaagaaaatGGCGACGAATAAGGATCCGGATGTGAGAAAGGCCGGAAAGAATGTGTGGGCATTGTTCATGGATGCATGGCCGGAAAGGGTGGACGAGTGAGTCTTCAATCCCATCCATAAAAACGAGTCCGTCAACGCGTCTGACGCGTCTTCAGATTTTCAGCACCTCTTACTCCTACCATAAAGCGCTATCTCGACATATCCGGTGCTGGAGGACCTTCCAAACCCAAATCAACACGTCCAGCACCTGCTCGCAAAGCTCTCCCGCCTCTTACTTCATCTACCACCTCATATTGCAACAAACCTCTACACAGCAGTCGACCTCGTGCGGCGcacatctcttcttccgctgcGGTCACGGAAGCGGGTCTCTCTGGGAGACGATCGCCTCATAAAGAACCCACCTTCAACCATGAACCATCTTGCGCTTCTAAAGCGTATCACGAATATTCTCAACGCGAACGGTCTCGCGCATTAGAGACGGCCTCGCTTGCATTTAGTCACGCCGATGCACCATCCCGGGTTTTTCCCCATGACAATCTTCCCTCGTCATCAaatccatcttcattcttctctcctcctgtTCGGCTTGAACATCATACCCAACAAGCAAAACCAAAACCTCTCTCCAAACCTGTCAGACCAGTTATGCCCACATCATTTTCCGTTCCTGCACTTCACACCAACCCTTATTCCTATGTGAGCTCGGGCAAAAGCGGGAGAACAGAGGAACCTGTTAGACCGAGGAGATTGGGACAAGCTCAAAGGATCAAGGTGACACACCCcatggatggagaagagggagacCAAGAACGTGAGCAGCGCGAGCATGGACGTGAACTGGGCAGAGAGGGCCCCTTGAGAGGTGCTGTAAGACCCGGCACGGCTGGAATGGGCGGACTGGGAAAGAAAGCCGGGTTAGGCCGTGCCGAAAGGAGGGTCGTAAcagctcctcttcctacGGCTACCGGTGCAGTGACAAATGGCACGTTGGAAGGAGGGGCAGTGAGattgaggaaaagggaacaTGATATTGCCGCTACCGGTCAAGAGCAAGCGGATTACGGTTCTACAACGCGCGTACACCTGCCATCACAACAAGAAACAGTACTAGAAATAGAACCTGGTttacatcatcatcaacccGAAcctcaacagcaacagcaaggGCTGTTCTCTCCTGTTGCGGTACACATCCTAAAAAAAAATGCCGACTCCCCGCTATTACCTGTGCTTATGGGTTCACGTTCGAGATCATATTCGacttcctccaccccgTCGCTAGAAAACCAGTTTGCACCGACGACCTCTACTCCATCCATCGCCCATCCTAGTATTCCTGCATCGGAATTGGTATCCCCCCTGAAACAAAAGAACGTCtcagaagcggaagcacaagacgaaaagaaaaaggaccaagaggaagagatggagccAGTGAAGGTCTCCTTGAATGAAGTTTATCCCCTCAGCCCGCCTTCAACGAAGCCGTCTAGCGAACAAAAGGAGGAACTAGAGCTGGCTAAACGGTTAGAGTTGCCTGCGAGTCcgaaaagaggagatggagatgatggacaGGAGAAAAGACGTGAGGATAAGGACAGCccagaaaggaaaggaaaagggcgaCAACAAGCCGTGGTTCCGATATCCACACTCACTACCGCTTCAATTCCCGCCCCAGCTTTGACTACAACCTCGGCGCCTGTCCCTCCCCCATCTTCTACCTCCGCCACTACCGTCCCACCTTCTCGCAAACCTCCCGTTCCCACTGCCGCCTCTTCCCGTCCCCTGAAACCCCGTTCACGCGTGATCAGCGGCTCTTCAGTATCTACCAAACCCACGAATAAAACCTTTACCAAGCCGATAGTGCGCAAAGCATTTCGGCCTACATCTTCTACGTCTTCCACTTCTGCGACTGCGACCGGCGCAGCTTCCGCaggtggaagtggaaaaAATCATTTGACGGCGGCCACAATAGCGAGTCGTGCgaaggctgctgctgcgaCTTCTAGTAAACCGGTAGTCGTAACGTCAAGCACGAGTGCCAATGCCAGTAGCGCTGGTGTGGGAGGTGCAGCTGCTTCTTCGACAGGAGAAAAATGTAAGGATACAGAGGAACGGgggtaggaggaagagaaggtggagaacgagaggaagaaagggaagtaGTTTTGGGGCGccgagaggagagagagggagggaagaaggagagaggaagagcattAGGAGGACCGTGCGAGGAGGCGTTAGCGAGGAGAGAAGTCCGAGCAGAGGGTACAGGGTGTTGTAAGGTGTCTATGAATGcataaagaaaaaagaaagggacTATAATAGAATCTGATAGAATATGTAAAGATAGCCATGCAACAGGCACACCACAAATGGTCTCTCTCCGAATCTCCATGTCTCAGGCTCCCATTTATTTGCTCGTCCAACGCAGGGAAGGTATGCGGAAGATGAGTCAGCTCGTAGAGCTGGGAGAGATACAAAAGGCGTATTCCTTCGAGTAGATAAAATACCTAGCCCAAAGCAGCTTagtcttctcaaactctcGAGCTCAGCAATCCCCGACTGAATCTAGTACAATCGATACGTAGTCTTCCCATGTACAAAGAGCAATCACGCATTTCCAGTCTGTTTCGAGATTGCAGCAACGCGTCTATAGTGTGATATTCTTTAGCTATGGAATCGCTGCAGACCAAACATCTTGCACAATTACGTCTGTACCTCTACTCCGGTCCAGGCCCGGCGTACCAAGAGTTGGCAGTCGTCATTAACACCGGCGGCGTCACGCCTTCAATCGGCACATCCGCCAATTTCTTTACCCAATCTCCATCATGCTCGTACAGGTAGCTTGTACTGCCAGTTAACAAAGTGGGCTTTGGTGCACTCTCGTTCTTGGCCGCGCCTGTGAGCTTATCGATCGCTTTCCAGACGTGCTCCATATCGACAGGAGGGGAAAGCATGTCGTCGATTTCAGAGGAGACGGTACggtagatgaggatggcgagagCAATAGCAGCAATCTTCTTGCTCACTGTTTCACCTGGTCAACGGCAATTCGTTCCCTCTTTGGACACCCTCTTTGGACCCCCGAAGGCTTACCGAATGAGACCATAATGATTACGCTGAGAACTTGTATATCCCTgattctcctcttccacaaCCTttcttgagcttctcgAGCCATACTGGCTTGTACACGCTTCATCAGTACGTCTTCATTAGGGTTAGGAGGTACGGGTAGCTTTGGTCGGTTAAAGTGACCCTAAGATGCCAGGTGAAATGGCATCAGCATAGGTACAATCAAAGATGAAGCAAGCGAAACGAAAACGAGCAGACGTACGACGTGAGGAGCGTTTCCACCTTCCCACCAGAGTTCTTCTCTGACAGCAGCTTCTGGTCTTGTTTTACCcaaagggaaggggaagataCGAGGAGCAGCTTGACGAGTGGTGAGGAACGCCGAAGGGTGGGCCTTCATATTCGCCTACTAAGACGAACATCACCAGTCATTAGCTCGGTACTCTTTCTGTGGTGTACGCAGGGAACGAGGAGCGGAGAGGGGGGAATCTAAATGGAAGACTGACCCAGAGATCTTGCCGAGGTTTCTTCGCAGCTTTGTTCGCCTTTGCAGAACTAGATTCATCCTGTTTCGGGAATTTGGCAAGAGCTTGCTGATAGCCATAGTAA
This window contains:
- a CDS encoding expressed protein, which codes for MSSLAEQLQKAEKDLAAARERGLSSASKYEEKVKKLKEELAKPQPHPALQFNEVAQCISVMSAISLVMAASPLPIQLIPFYRIFSTLTMFAVTCYVARASVIYYGYQQALAKFPKQDESSSAKANKAAKKPRQDLWANMKAHPSAFLTTRQAAPRIFPFPLGKTRPEAAVREELWWEGGNAPHVGHFNRPKLPVPPNPNEDVLMKRVQASMAREAQERLWKRRIRDIQVLSVIIMVSFVSKKIAAIALAILIYRTVSSEIDDMLSPPVDMEHVWKAIDKLTGAAKNESAPKPTLLTGSTSYLYEHDGDWVKKLADVPIEGVTPPVLMTTANSWYAGPGPE
- a CDS encoding expressed protein produces the protein MPGDINSPSPPSTPLSPTAYKIALNRISPGERLIYYLYLPFLFLTLFLLAVLATLPYLFFKRARPRLLPDSKPDPKHPQSKYEWYGPEKDYPPGLALAPLGQGPGVKWRIWEMYGYFREFWHMTTRQGLQVGGVGSGVVMLIFQVEMMWHDYSAGNITGYQDSSSGGEGNSSNELREDSTCAYATGTGIANWGSRLEPLAWYGCYHGFICIICICLIGDELLNVRFGCFAPQWYRSGIGYTIMFLAAATLSTSPNWGVTSLIQLRYVIITVIFLFGTYNLFRTFACALGMATSGFRHTDYRVGRKPLRPWTESEWIDPYYRQNFIPHKYDRYFITERWQFAVGDWSFPLERRPREDVERQMDELDGLNPFMMDGRIQKVWQRSPEEIRRMHGKIGRTVIHGGPKKMPPHMTNDLKQRERIHIGIIDPRNPPTEEEEEEMVKALNEDKGYFGIANWKPRTKSFGWWWFDMRRVWAIVCGLALMGVRIGLCVFDLDYSNLASYRNQYDQAKIAWQATDNGGPDASKCQYYQGSSVPIFVITGEDSYSGVTANMIWLGVWHTFLIGMCAAVIFVSMSNNMWWGMHWPFPPMTLIGPRMSSMSIGITLGFVAFATLQQGFFFSNDSVILVTRIICYASVIGFILFLYPNEPLRTSYTRDPFWPWLSRVAFRFMDRKKWHYSMKDFDDAQG